In the genome of Dermacentor silvarum isolate Dsil-2018 chromosome 1, BIME_Dsil_1.4, whole genome shotgun sequence, one region contains:
- the LOC119436205 gene encoding F-box/LRR-repeat protein 12, with product MTAFDADGLPDVVLLQIFRLLKFSDLCKVGRVCRRWYGLSRSQALWTCVDASAPEISSVQMDRLASVLTDSVRWLYVSSFLHCGLFLSPGALRDLRAHCPYLSTLVIKSALLTTLDDFAPVTVGDLPPTLKTLSLRHSFFQVDQFFSLLAIRNLSILDLSFCWCVSDQDIPFVTQLPNLRELYLEYCEDIRDTGVALVVSRGHNLKTLALDGTKITDEAIRTIAENAFALERLFVGSTAVTDIGVLHLSKGKCFSLQELCLFSTRVTVQTMKVLVDVFPQLQWLNLENTLIDIGDSPLIAKQVPPGCTVLVDGVRFHLGVGCNHSVDRLRLQD from the exons ATGACAGCATTTGATGCAGATGGACTGCCTGACGTGGTGCTTCTCCAGATATTCAGGCTCTTGAAGTTCTCTGATCTATGCAAAGTTGGGAG GGTTTGCCGCCGTTGGTATGGTCTCTCACGGAGCCAGGCCCTGTGGACATGCGTGGATGCCAGCGCACCTGAAATCAGCTCAGTGCAAATGGACAGGCTGGCCTCAGTGCTGACAGACTCTGTTCGGTGGTTGTATGTGTCAAGCTTCTTGCACTGTGGCCTCTTCCTGTCTCCGGGAGCTCTGCGTGACCTTCGAGCCCACTGCCCTTACTTGTCCACCCTTGTCATCAAGAGTGCTCTTTTGACAACTCTCGATGACTTTGCCCCTGTAACTGTGGGAGACCTCCCACCCACTCTCAAGACCCTTTCACTTCGCCACTCTTTTTTTCAAGTGGACCAGTTCTTCTCGCTTTTGGCCATTCGTAACCTGAGCATTCTCGACTTAAGCTTTTGCTGGTGTGTCTCAGACCAGGACATTCCCTTTGTCACGCAGCTCCCAAACCTTCGTGAGCTCTACCTGGAATACTGTGAGGACATCCGGGATACAGGTGTGGCATTGGTTGTAAGCCGTGGCCATAACTTGAAAACCTTGGCCCTTGACGGCACTAAGATCACAGATGAGGCAATCCGCACAATTGCCGAAAATGCATTTGCACTGGAAAGATTGTTTGTTGGCAGCACAGCGGTTACTGATATCGGTGTTTTGCACCTCTCCAAAGGAAAGTGCTTTTCATTACAGGAGCTTTGTCTCTTTAGCACAAGGGTTACTGTGCAGACAATGAAGGTGCTGGTTGATGTTTTCCCACAGCTGCAGTGGCTGAACTTGGAGAACACACTCATTGATATTGGAGATAGTCCCCTAATTGCCAAGCAGGTGCCACCGGGCTGCACAGTTCTTGTGGATGGAGTGCGCTTTCACCTGGGGGTTGGCTGCAACCATTCTGTGGACCGGTTGCGACTACAAGATTGA